The genomic segment TCGTTTACATTGTGGTTGCCGGATATGTCAATGGACGTAACCAAGTTCTGTCCCATTGGCGAAGGCGAATGCCCTGTCTTACTCAACAATTCCAATACTGATAGATGAGGGTCAAGTAAGCCTTTGTCTTCCCCAGTTTGTGCTTCAGAGCATGTGTGAATAGTCGTTGACGAGGAATCAGGTGGCATGCTTTTAGATGAGGATCCTTTACCTTCCCTTTGTTGGTATTCCAAAACCATATGTTTACTGTTCCTggcagattttttttgcttttgtgATTAGGACTTCAATATTGCTTATCGATAAGAGAAGTCACAACtgataagaaaaattgtcAAAAACGAGAAATGGGCTTTGtaagaaaatatttcaacaaTAACCCAAAAATATAGATTTTAAAAGTATAATGATTATGCCTCAGGAAGCTTACTGCACCTTATTTCCTAAATAACTTTTTTATTACTTAATAGatctgtttcttttttttttttttgtaaaaggGGTGCGTCAAACAATAGATATATGCTCTAGACAGACGGTGATCTAAGATATTTGAGAAAGCACGAAACAAGTGCCAAACAACTTCAACTTTGCTGAAGTAGTATAAACTTTGCTTTTACTATGCAAACTGTGAAAGACGATTTGTCCTTTCCATATTTGTGTTTTGAGCGATGGGGATGTCGTCCCTTCAGCCgtctaaaaaaaaagtcatcAAGCGTGAAATCTATCATCCCGTTGTTGGTTTAAAAGAATATCGTGCATACTGTATAAGAGTGGTATATACTGCAACACAGACACGGGAAGGCCCAATCACCTAGTTTAAATAACGATGTTATCTATTAGTCTGACGACCGTATCGGGTTTTTCGCGGTCAGTCACGTATACAGCACAACTAATGACTATTGGCTGCTGTTCGCTGGTGTTTTCAACATCGGAGAGTTCATCAAGAGTCTTAAAATCTGCTAAGGAAACATAGTCGATTTTGAAATCGTGGGAATCAACGTAGGGTGCCCATATTTGAGTCACAGTATCGATGATTTCTGATCTGGAGAGACGTCCCCCTGGTGCTAGTCTCCTAATAGCATTTTCCGCAGCTTTCAGCCCGCGGTAAAGGTTTTCAGAGATCTTTAAAGACTCTGGACAAAGATATTTGTTTCTACTACTCAGAGCCAGTccattattgtttcttACAATAGGCATCATTTGTAGCCTTGTATTAACAAACAGTTCGTCCACCATACACTGTAAAACAATGAACTGTTGAATGTCCTTCTGCCCAAAATAAGCCACATCCGCCATAACGATATTGAATAGTTTAGTCACGACAGTTGCCACGCCCCTAAAGAAGTTAGGTCTCGTCTTCCCctctaatttttcactcAATCCAAGAACACTAACAAAAGGGCCTTTCTGCTCTTCTATGTCGAGCGGAATTCCCTGTGGATACATCACGTGTGCATTAGGAGCAAATAGAACATCCACCTTCAACGACTCAAGCAATTTGATGTCGTCTGGCAAAGTTCGAGGATAGTTATCTAGATCTTCCGTTGGCGCAAACTGGGAGGGATTTACAAATATACTGACCACAGTATAGGTGTTTTCCTTCACAGACTGCGAGATCAAACTAGCGTGACCCGAATGCAGGCAACCCATTGTGGGAACGAACCCAATAGTTTCTCTAAATCTAGTTTCCCTCAGCTCCTGTGTTCTCCATTGAACAACTTCTTCGACAGTATGGAAgattttcatcaattctATATGGATATGCAGTATAAAAACTTGTATAAAACAGTGCAGTATCAACACACACCACTTCTTGTACACATAAATATGTACGCTACATCGAGAAATGTTCATTAATCTCttgttggaaaatatgacaaaagaaaaaaactcgTTAAAGTAACATTTACCCGGATATCTGTTCAGCCAACATTATAAAAAAGATGGGCGCTTAATTTCCACTCTTACAGATATCACTCCTTCTAATTAACTTACATCAGTAAGAAAGTAAAAAGAGCAACAATTCGCCACAAGAAGGTCTCTGTAGGGTCAATAGTAGCAGGGCTCTTGTCAGGGAAAGACTGTGAATGCAAAGGAAAGACGGTTGGAGGTCCGAAAAGCATTACTGATGTTAGGATTGAAGAGAAATTCACCGTACTATGTGCCAGATGGTTATAACTGAACATTGAAATAATATCGTGATTATGGGCTGGTTGAGAGCCCCGTTAAGTATTGTTAAAGATGTAAGCAGTCTATTGCGATTAGCGGTTAAAATACCATTTCAAGGGTTACCCATACTGAAAGtgccaaaagaaaaaaagataacgTATGGAATGATATAGTCACAAAACTAATATTTCCtaaaataaacaaacaaCACCAAAAATGGTAGAAATAATTGGAATACATTCACAGGAGAGGTAGAATCGTCcctgtaaaaaaaattgaaacggaacaagaaaaataactgACGTTCCTTTCTTTAAACGTTAGGGTGTACTATAATATATTCCATAAGAGATACCCGTTTCTATAAATGCAAAGCTCAACAAGTACTGATCAACATGTGCTACATCACATGGACCCTCATCGGTTTACGTCCCAAATACCAACTGCAACATCGTCACAATTGAGGAGAAGAAACAGCACGAATCAAGGTCTAACCGACATGATCAATAAGAGTATTGCCAGGAATACAATAAGCGGGACTGGCATTCCCACAGGAGgcataaataaaaataagaggACAAGAAGCACGGTTGCAGGAGGTACAAATGGTACAGCATTGGCTCTAAATGACAAATCCAACAGTAGAAACAGCGTCAGCAGATTATCAATAAATCAACTTGGCAGCCTGCAGCAACATCTGAGCAATAGAGATCCAAGGCCACTAAGAGACAAAAACTTCCAAAGCGCTATTCAAGAGGAGATTTATGactatttgaaaaagaataaatttgatattgaaacaAATCATCCcatttcaataaaatt from the Saccharomyces cerevisiae S288C chromosome IX, complete sequence genome contains:
- the PAN6 gene encoding pantoate--beta-alanine ligase PAN6 (Pantothenate synthase; also known as pantoate-beta-alanine ligase, required for pantothenic acid biosynthesis, deletion causes pantothenic acid auxotrophy, homologous to E. coli panC) encodes the protein MKIFHTVEEVVQWRTQELRETRFRETIGFVPTMGCLHSGHASLISQSVKENTYTVVSIFVNPSQFAPTEDLDNYPRTLPDDIKLLESLKVDVLFAPNAHVMYPQGIPLDIEEQKGPFVSVLGLSEKLEGKTRPNFFRGVATVVTKLFNIVMADVAYFGQKDIQQFIVLQCMVDELFVNTRLQMMPIVRNNNGLALSSRNKYLCPESLKISENLYRGLKAAENAIRRLAPGGRLSRSEIIDTVTQIWAPYVDSHDFKIDYVSLADFKTLDELSDVENTSEQQPIVISCAVYVTDREKPDTVVRLIDNIVI